The following coding sequences are from one Paenibacillus sp. FSL R5-0912 window:
- a CDS encoding phosphate ABC transporter substrate-binding protein PstS family protein, whose protein sequence is MQFRKSWIMALALTSVVALSACGNGGNNAATNNGGNAAATNTQNSSGAELSGSILASGSTALQPLVEQAAEKFMDANAGVDIQVQGGGSGTGLTQVAEKQVDIGNSDVFAEEKLKDADAEKAAALVDHQVAVVAIAAVSNPDAGVDTLTKQQLVDIFTGKIKNWSEVGGADQAIQIINRPASSGTRATFESFALGTKTDDLPGSIQEDSSGTVKKIIGETPGAIGYLALSYLDDSVKTLSYDGVEPSVDNVIAGKYPVWAYEHMYTNGEPNETVKAFLDFMMTDEVQTGDVVELGYIPASQMQVSRDVAGTVTPK, encoded by the coding sequence ATGCAATTCAGAAAATCTTGGATCATGGCTTTGGCTTTAACAAGCGTAGTAGCACTTTCGGCATGTGGCAACGGGGGAAATAATGCGGCAACCAATAACGGAGGCAATGCAGCTGCAACAAATACACAAAACAGCAGCGGCGCCGAATTAAGCGGATCTATTCTGGCTTCGGGCTCCACAGCACTGCAGCCGCTCGTAGAGCAGGCAGCAGAGAAATTTATGGATGCTAATGCAGGCGTCGATATTCAGGTTCAAGGCGGCGGAAGCGGAACAGGCTTGACACAAGTTGCTGAGAAGCAAGTGGATATCGGTAACTCCGACGTCTTCGCAGAAGAGAAATTGAAAGATGCTGATGCTGAAAAAGCGGCAGCACTCGTTGATCATCAGGTAGCTGTTGTAGCTATCGCAGCAGTAAGCAATCCGGATGCAGGTGTAGATACACTGACTAAGCAGCAGCTGGTTGACATCTTCACTGGCAAAATCAAGAACTGGAGCGAAGTCGGCGGTGCTGACCAGGCGATTCAGATCATCAACCGTCCTGCAAGCTCAGGTACACGCGCAACCTTCGAGAGCTTCGCGCTTGGCACCAAAACGGATGATCTTCCAGGATCGATTCAAGAGGATTCTTCCGGTACTGTTAAGAAAATTATCGGTGAAACACCGGGAGCTATCGGTTATCTGGCTCTGTCCTACCTGGATGATTCCGTTAAAACCTTGAGCTATGACGGTGTTGAACCTTCTGTAGACAACGTAATTGCCGGTAAATATCCGGTATGGGCTTACGAGCACATGTACACTAACGGTGAGCCGAATGAAACAGTAAAAGCTTTCCTGGACTTCATGATGACTGATGAAGTACAGACAGGAGATGTAGTAGAGCTTGGTTACATTCCGGCTTCGCAGATGCAGGTATCCCGCGATGTAGCAGGAACTGTAACACCTAAGTAA
- a CDS encoding LysR family transcriptional regulator has protein sequence MNLVKLQIVVLIEKYKKVTDVAAEMGLKQPTVSFHMKSLESELGASLFQFRSGRVLLTDAGRALYQYAVRIVSLTAEAERTVKQFTSLASGNLELTASDIPGNYLVPKLLSQFTGLHDGIDVFLSILPDDAVRERLRSREIQLAVLHSADGQDDSFHTQVIARDETVLVFAPGHPFAGAEEITVEAAAREPWVQHEAASFLRGISDKWTQLNHVKVWNHAVLGSPEAVKRMISGGGMVGVFCKSGIEAEVAAGSLAYAPLPGLHPGDGAFVLAWRKDYTLSPLQKAFAGMAGGGGLQEEDQREDPVPSK, from the coding sequence ATGAATCTTGTGAAATTACAAATCGTAGTCCTGATTGAAAAATATAAAAAGGTAACGGACGTAGCCGCCGAGATGGGGCTTAAGCAGCCGACCGTTTCCTTCCATATGAAGAGTCTCGAGAGTGAGCTTGGCGCTTCACTGTTCCAGTTCCGGAGCGGCCGGGTGCTGCTGACCGATGCCGGACGGGCCCTGTATCAATATGCTGTGCGGATTGTATCGCTGACGGCAGAAGCAGAGCGGACAGTTAAGCAGTTCACCTCTCTGGCGTCGGGGAATCTGGAGCTAACAGCAAGCGACATCCCCGGTAATTATCTTGTGCCTAAACTGCTGTCCCAATTCACTGGCCTGCATGATGGAATTGATGTGTTCCTGTCCATATTGCCGGATGATGCCGTCAGGGAGCGTCTGCGGAGCCGTGAGATTCAGCTGGCCGTGCTGCACAGTGCGGACGGACAGGATGATTCCTTCCATACTCAAGTGATTGCCAGAGATGAAACGGTGCTGGTTTTTGCGCCTGGACATCCTTTTGCCGGAGCGGAGGAAATTACGGTAGAAGCGGCAGCACGAGAGCCCTGGGTGCAGCATGAAGCCGCCTCCTTCCTGCGCGGAATCTCCGACAAGTGGACGCAGCTCAATCATGTGAAAGTGTGGAACCATGCCGTACTCGGCTCGCCGGAGGCGGTCAAACGTATGATTAGCGGCGGCGGGATGGTCGGAGTATTCTGCAAATCAGGGATTGAGGCCGAGGTGGCGGCCGGAAGTCTGGCCTATGCCCCGCTGCCGGGACTTCATCCCGGAGATGGTGCATTTGTGCTGGCCTGGCGCAAAGACTACACCCTCTCCCCGTTACAGAAGGCTTTTGCCGGAATGGCAGGTGGTGGCGGTTTACAGGAGGAGGACCAGCGCGAAGATCCGGTACCCAGTAAATAG
- a CDS encoding class I SAM-dependent methyltransferase, with translation MNEHDQNEPSGLNGGAAPSSEELWNEDTYAAWTSRFGSPAEAAERLAKDPAGRLFPLNAYMGDVKGRKIMNLMGSNGMKAVALGLLGAEVTVADFSEANGRYAAELAQEAGVKLNYIVSDVLGLPEAELDGSYDLVFAEMGIVHYFTDLAPFMTTAYRLLAPGGKFVLRDFHPVTTKLISSKGSTAKVRKHKVSGDYFDTALEEKQVSYSKYMPSSGEAAGADRPNVVYWRRWTLGEIVTAAAASGLVIQELVEEPNLSSDVYDKGIPKTFTLVAEKR, from the coding sequence ATGAATGAACATGATCAGAACGAACCGTCAGGTCTAAACGGCGGGGCCGCTCCTTCCAGTGAGGAGTTGTGGAATGAGGATACCTATGCGGCATGGACAAGCCGGTTCGGATCACCAGCCGAGGCAGCAGAGAGGCTGGCCAAAGATCCGGCAGGGAGGCTGTTCCCGCTGAATGCATATATGGGCGATGTGAAGGGCCGTAAGATTATGAACCTGATGGGTTCGAACGGCATGAAGGCGGTAGCGCTCGGCCTGCTGGGGGCGGAAGTCACCGTTGCCGATTTCTCGGAGGCGAATGGGCGTTATGCTGCTGAACTGGCGCAGGAAGCTGGAGTGAAGCTGAATTATATCGTCTCAGATGTGCTGGGACTGCCTGAAGCAGAACTGGACGGCTCGTATGACCTGGTGTTTGCGGAGATGGGAATTGTCCACTATTTCACCGACCTGGCTCCGTTTATGACTACCGCATACCGGCTGCTGGCACCCGGCGGGAAGTTCGTATTGCGCGATTTCCACCCGGTAACGACCAAGCTGATCTCCTCCAAGGGTTCAACCGCCAAGGTGCGCAAGCACAAAGTGAGCGGTGATTATTTCGATACGGCACTGGAAGAGAAGCAGGTATCCTACTCCAAGTATATGCCTTCTTCCGGAGAAGCAGCGGGGGCAGACAGACCTAATGTTGTCTACTGGCGGCGCTGGACACTCGGCGAGATTGTAACCGCTGCTGCGGCCAGCGGGCTTGTTATTCAGGAGTTGGTGGAAGAGCCGAACCTGTCGTCGGATGTATATGATAAGGGAATTCCCAAGACCTTCACTCTGGTGGCAGAGAAAAGATAA
- a CDS encoding DMT family transporter: MIPKKPPVPVPLLMVIGIVAISFSSIFIKWSSAPVSVQGMYRLLFTSLLMLPFARRYSGAAWALRLKDWLLLGVSGVMLALHFLLWMGSLNYTSVASSTMIMALEPLFIMLGAYILYKERNSASAMLGMAIAIFGVVFIGWGDIGLSAENLKGDMLSVGGTVAVAAHLLIGQKLVARMPSYLYSLIVFISAAVVFAVYNLVTSTPFFAYPAREWGIFVLLAVVPTVFGHILFNWLLQYASATTVSMNILGEPVGASILAFLLLGEQLSGLQWAGGVLVMAGLGVYLYSGRRKALKLQEALPNAS; this comes from the coding sequence ATGATTCCCAAAAAACCGCCCGTTCCCGTACCGCTGTTGATGGTGATCGGAATTGTGGCCATATCCTTTTCTTCTATCTTCATTAAATGGTCGTCTGCTCCAGTGTCGGTTCAGGGGATGTACCGGCTGCTGTTCACCTCGCTGCTAATGCTGCCGTTCGCCCGCCGTTACAGCGGAGCCGCTTGGGCTCTGCGCCTGAAGGATTGGCTGCTGCTGGGCGTTTCCGGTGTGATGCTGGCCCTTCATTTCCTGCTCTGGATGGGTTCGCTGAATTACACGTCAGTGGCCAGCTCGACGATGATCATGGCTTTGGAACCGTTATTCATTATGCTCGGTGCGTACATACTGTATAAAGAGCGAAACAGCGCCTCTGCTATGCTGGGTATGGCTATTGCAATCTTTGGGGTTGTCTTTATCGGCTGGGGTGATATCGGGCTGTCCGCCGAGAACCTGAAGGGTGACATGCTGTCGGTTGGCGGAACCGTAGCTGTAGCCGCACATTTACTAATCGGTCAGAAGCTGGTGGCGCGTATGCCTTCCTATTTGTACAGCCTGATTGTATTCATCTCTGCGGCCGTTGTGTTTGCTGTTTATAATCTGGTAACAAGTACACCTTTCTTCGCTTATCCGGCCCGGGAATGGGGCATCTTTGTCCTGCTGGCGGTAGTGCCAACCGTATTCGGCCATATTCTGTTTAATTGGCTGCTGCAGTATGCATCTGCGACTACAGTCTCGATGAATATTCTGGGAGAGCCTGTCGGCGCGAGCATTCTTGCGTTCCTGTTGCTGGGTGAACAGCTGAGCGGTTTACAATGGGCAGGAGGCGTGCTGGTCATGGCCGGCCTCGGGGTCTATCTGTATTCCGGACGCAGGAAGGCGCTTAAGCTTCAGGAGGCTCTGCCGAATGCGTCATAA
- a CDS encoding zinc-dependent alcohol dehydrogenase — MKAVTYQGKKKVEVKEVADARLEKKDDIIVRITSTAICGSDLHIYNGEIPGMHDDYIIGHEPMGIVEDVGPEVTKVKKGDRVIIPFNVACGQCFFCQHEMESQCDHANEAKDTGGYLGYSDTYGGFAGGQAELLRVPYGNFGPFVVPEDAEMEDEKLLFLSDIVPTAWWGVENAGVKPGDTVIVLGCGPVGLLTQKFAWMKGASRVIAVDHIPYRLQHAKLTNNVEILNFEEIKDFEKHLKEITRGGADVVIDCVGLDAKKTVVEKVETALMLQGGSLGAFRIASEVVRKFGTIQLVGVYGLNYNMFPLGHLFERNITLKMGQAPVIHYMPALYKMIKENKFDPTDIITHRLPISRAEHGYQVFQEKEEDCIKVVLKP, encoded by the coding sequence ATGAAGGCAGTAACCTATCAAGGCAAGAAGAAAGTCGAGGTTAAGGAAGTCGCTGATGCGCGGCTTGAGAAGAAGGATGATATCATTGTCCGCATTACCTCAACCGCCATTTGCGGATCGGATCTGCATATCTATAATGGCGAAATCCCCGGCATGCATGATGATTACATTATCGGCCATGAGCCTATGGGAATTGTGGAAGATGTGGGACCGGAGGTTACCAAGGTCAAGAAGGGTGACCGTGTCATTATCCCTTTTAATGTAGCCTGCGGGCAATGCTTCTTCTGCCAGCACGAGATGGAGAGCCAATGTGACCACGCGAATGAAGCCAAGGATACCGGCGGCTATCTGGGCTATTCAGATACTTACGGCGGCTTCGCCGGAGGGCAGGCCGAGCTGCTGCGTGTACCGTACGGCAATTTCGGCCCCTTTGTCGTTCCGGAGGATGCTGAAATGGAAGACGAGAAGCTGCTGTTCCTCTCGGACATTGTACCGACCGCCTGGTGGGGGGTTGAGAATGCCGGCGTGAAGCCCGGAGATACCGTAATTGTGCTCGGATGCGGGCCAGTGGGGCTGCTGACTCAGAAATTCGCCTGGATGAAAGGCGCGTCCCGGGTCATTGCCGTCGACCATATCCCATACAGGCTGCAGCATGCGAAGCTGACGAATAACGTGGAGATATTAAATTTTGAGGAAATAAAGGATTTTGAGAAGCACTTGAAGGAGATCACCCGCGGCGGTGCCGATGTGGTCATTGATTGTGTAGGTCTCGACGCCAAGAAGACGGTTGTAGAAAAGGTAGAAACAGCCTTGATGCTGCAGGGCGGTTCACTAGGGGCGTTCCGTATCGCATCAGAGGTGGTCCGCAAGTTCGGTACAATTCAGCTTGTAGGGGTGTATGGGCTGAACTATAATATGTTCCCGCTCGGTCATCTGTTTGAACGCAATATTACGCTGAAGATGGGACAGGCTCCGGTCATTCATTATATGCCGGCCCTCTACAAGATGATTAAGGAGAATAAGTTCGATCCCACAGATATCATCACCCACCGCCTGCCGATCAGTCGAGCGGAGCATGGGTACCAGGTATTCCAGGAGAAGGAAGAGGACTGTATCAAGGTTGTGCTTAAGCCATAG
- the queE gene encoding 7-carboxy-7-deazaguanine synthase QueE, translating into MSKIPVIEMFGPTIQGEGAVIGVKTMFVRTYGCDYRCGWCDSAFTWDGSAKDKVILMEPQEILAGLLELAGDNFNCVTISGGNPALIGEAMGEFIALLHERGIQAAIETQGSRWQDWFSDVDVLTISPKPPSSGMKTDWGKLDEIMVRVGNNGKAAHSLKVVVFNQEDYEYARKVHFRYPEVPLFLQPGNDNVTEDGDISGRLLGRLEWLFNLVIADPQMNKARVLPQLHALIWHNKRGK; encoded by the coding sequence ATGAGTAAAATACCGGTAATCGAAATGTTCGGCCCGACGATTCAGGGGGAAGGGGCGGTCATCGGTGTCAAAACGATGTTCGTCCGCACCTACGGCTGCGATTACCGCTGCGGCTGGTGTGATTCAGCCTTTACATGGGATGGTTCGGCGAAGGATAAAGTAATCCTGATGGAACCGCAGGAGATTCTCGCCGGGCTGCTTGAGCTGGCAGGAGATAATTTCAATTGCGTAACCATCTCCGGAGGCAATCCGGCGCTTATCGGGGAAGCCATGGGTGAATTCATCGCCCTGCTCCACGAACGCGGTATCCAGGCGGCTATAGAGACACAGGGCAGCCGCTGGCAGGACTGGTTCAGTGATGTCGATGTGCTGACGATTAGCCCCAAGCCGCCAAGCTCCGGGATGAAGACCGACTGGGGGAAGCTGGACGAGATCATGGTTAGAGTCGGTAACAACGGCAAGGCGGCTCATAGCCTGAAGGTAGTTGTATTTAACCAGGAGGATTATGAGTATGCCCGGAAGGTACATTTCAGGTACCCGGAGGTCCCGCTGTTTCTTCAGCCGGGGAACGATAATGTCACCGAGGATGGCGACATTTCAGGCCGCCTGCTGGGCCGGCTGGAGTGGCTGTTTAATCTGGTAATTGCCGACCCGCAGATGAACAAGGCGCGGGTGCTGCCGCAGCTTCACGCACTAATCTGGCATAATAAGCGGGGCAAGTAA
- the queD gene encoding 6-carboxytetrahydropterin synthase QueD yields the protein MLGEISVCKIFTFDAAHQLIGHKGKCSNLHGHTYKLEVVLKGVPSVAQGQSDEGFVVDFSDIKTIVKQLVVDRLDHAFLAMGNEPVLETLTSTGSKVALLSFRTTAENMSAYIAYELKQASLPVYSVKLWETPTSWAEVLAADIPEAGPSYRLYGGCDHE from the coding sequence ATGCTTGGCGAAATATCTGTCTGCAAAATCTTCACCTTCGATGCCGCCCATCAGCTGATCGGGCACAAGGGGAAATGCAGCAATCTGCACGGGCATACGTACAAGCTTGAGGTTGTGCTGAAAGGTGTACCTTCTGTCGCACAGGGTCAATCGGACGAGGGGTTTGTTGTCGATTTCAGTGACATCAAAACAATCGTGAAGCAGCTTGTAGTCGACCGGTTGGATCATGCTTTTCTGGCAATGGGCAATGAGCCTGTGCTGGAGACACTTACATCTACAGGCTCTAAGGTAGCACTGCTGTCGTTCCGTACGACGGCGGAGAACATGTCAGCATACATCGCTTATGAGCTGAAGCAGGCTTCTCTGCCGGTCTATTCCGTTAAGCTGTGGGAGACTCCGACCTCCTGGGCGGAGGTGCTGGCGGCAGACATTCCGGAAGCGGGGCCGTCTTACCGTCTGTACGGAGGCTGTGACCATGAGTAA
- the queC gene encoding 7-cyano-7-deazaguanine synthase QueC: MNKKALVVFSGGQDSTTCLVWALQQFQEVQVVTFNYNQRHAAEIEVAKEIAAKFGVKQHILDLGLLNQLAPNALTRDDIEIAAGEGAELPSTFVDGRNLLFLSFAAILAKQLGYSNIITGVCQTDFSGYPDCRDVFVKSLNVTLNLSMDVEFVIHTPLMWLDKKETWKMADELGYFDYIREQTLTCYNGMIGSGCGTCPACLLRQRGLEQYEAERQEAGL; this comes from the coding sequence ATGAATAAAAAAGCACTGGTCGTCTTCAGCGGCGGCCAAGACAGCACCACCTGTCTGGTATGGGCTTTGCAGCAGTTCCAGGAGGTTCAGGTGGTTACTTTTAATTATAATCAGCGCCATGCGGCAGAGATTGAAGTCGCCAAGGAGATTGCCGCGAAGTTTGGGGTGAAGCAGCATATTCTCGATCTGGGACTGCTGAATCAGCTGGCCCCGAACGCGCTAACCCGGGATGATATCGAAATCGCTGCCGGGGAGGGCGCGGAGCTGCCGAGTACATTTGTAGACGGACGGAACCTGCTATTCCTGTCCTTTGCAGCGATTCTGGCCAAGCAGCTGGGCTATAGCAATATCATCACCGGTGTCTGCCAGACGGACTTCAGCGGATACCCGGATTGCCGGGATGTGTTCGTGAAATCACTGAATGTTACACTTAATCTGTCGATGGATGTTGAGTTCGTAATCCATACTCCGCTGATGTGGCTGGACAAAAAAGAAACCTGGAAAATGGCCGATGAGCTTGGCTACTTCGACTATATCCGTGAGCAGACGCTTACCTGCTACAACGGGATGATCGGCAGCGGCTGCGGCACCTGTCCGGCATGTCTGCTCCGCCAGCGCGGCCTTGAGCAATATGAGGCGGAGCGTCAGGAGGCTGGACTATAA
- the queF gene encoding preQ(1) synthase: MSEGRLKEEIQEVTLLGNQGTKYNFGYDPEILEAFDNKHPRRDYFVKFNCPEFTSLCPVTGQPDFGVMYISYIPDIKMVESKSLKLYLFSFRNHGDFHEDCVNIIMNDLISLMEPRYIEVWGKFTPRGGISIDPYCNWGRPGTKYEAMAEHRLMNHDLYPEKVDNR; the protein is encoded by the coding sequence ATGTCAGAAGGCAGACTGAAAGAGGAAATACAGGAGGTTACCCTGCTGGGAAATCAAGGTACGAAGTATAATTTCGGCTATGACCCGGAGATTCTGGAGGCGTTCGATAACAAGCATCCCCGCCGTGATTATTTTGTCAAATTCAACTGCCCGGAGTTCACCAGCCTGTGTCCCGTTACCGGACAGCCGGATTTCGGCGTGATGTACATCTCGTATATTCCGGATATCAAAATGGTTGAATCCAAATCCCTGAAGCTCTATCTGTTCAGCTTCCGCAATCACGGGGATTTCCATGAAGACTGTGTCAACATTATTATGAATGATCTGATCTCGCTGATGGAGCCCCGCTATATTGAGGTCTGGGGTAAATTCACGCCGCGCGGCGGCATTTCCATCGATCCTTACTGCAACTGGGGGCGTCCGGGAACGAAATATGAGGCCATGGCCGAGCACCGGCTGATGAACCACGACCTGTATCCCGAGAAAGTGGATAACCGTTAA
- a CDS encoding ZIP family metal transporter, producing the protein MWGALMWGAISGSAVLLGALLALFLSIPTKLIGFIMAFGTGVLIGAAAYELLEDSASDGGLTPTIIGFTAGALVFTLFDWYISRKGGAGRKRSARASGKKEAKGGSGLAIFAGTVLDAIPESIMIGASLIAGQGVSLLLVIAIFISNIPEGLSSTAGLKQDGYGKRKIMLLWFGVLVISTLASGAGYTFMDHASGYTEAMIASFAGGGIIAMVSSSMMPEAYEEGGPLTGFIAAMGLLCSLILDQL; encoded by the coding sequence ATGTGGGGTGCATTGATGTGGGGAGCCATTTCCGGCTCTGCTGTATTACTCGGGGCGCTGCTCGCTCTGTTCCTGTCCATTCCCACCAAGCTGATCGGATTCATTATGGCCTTCGGGACAGGCGTACTTATTGGAGCAGCTGCTTATGAACTGCTGGAGGATTCCGCGAGTGACGGCGGGCTGACCCCGACGATCATCGGTTTTACCGCAGGGGCATTGGTGTTCACGCTGTTCGACTGGTATATCTCGCGAAAAGGCGGAGCCGGCCGCAAACGCTCAGCCAGAGCTTCAGGGAAGAAGGAAGCTAAAGGCGGGAGCGGCCTGGCTATTTTTGCCGGAACGGTACTGGATGCTATTCCTGAGTCGATCATGATCGGGGCCAGTCTGATTGCCGGTCAAGGTGTAAGTCTGCTGCTGGTCATCGCTATTTTTATCAGTAATATCCCGGAAGGGCTGTCGAGCACGGCAGGGCTGAAGCAGGACGGCTACGGCAAAAGAAAAATTATGCTGCTGTGGTTCGGCGTACTGGTGATCTCCACCCTGGCTTCAGGGGCGGGTTATACGTTTATGGACCATGCAAGCGGATATACGGAGGCGATGATTGCTTCTTTTGCCGGGGGCGGAATAATCGCGATGGTCTCCTCCAGCATGATGCCCGAAGCTTATGAGGAAGGTGGACCGCTAACGGGATTTATCGCCGCCATGGGTCTGCTGTGCTCGCTGATTCTGGATCAGCTGTGA
- a CDS encoding ABC transporter permease, which produces MLLSTWILFAEVMVGIMLTGPSLLEERESRTFDALLVSPLGRGQIILAKGATVLMFSLLAQCVVFLLNEGAHSGLLAALPYMLAGGIIFVEVGMVIGLKLSSAKNGAAVSSAAMIVFFLVVSVYGSLPDWAYPLFALLPSVEVVENLNSVLNGSGPLLGESLLLLLWISALAVWIWRIDLE; this is translated from the coding sequence ATGCTGCTGTCTACCTGGATTCTGTTCGCCGAGGTGATGGTAGGCATTATGCTCACCGGCCCGTCCCTGCTGGAAGAGCGCGAGAGCCGCACCTTCGATGCCCTGCTGGTATCTCCGCTCGGACGGGGACAGATTATTCTCGCCAAAGGCGCTACCGTGCTGATGTTCTCTTTACTGGCACAATGCGTCGTTTTTCTGCTGAATGAAGGAGCGCACAGCGGTTTACTGGCGGCTCTGCCATATATGCTGGCCGGAGGGATTATTTTCGTCGAGGTCGGGATGGTCATCGGGCTTAAGCTTAGCTCGGCGAAAAACGGCGCAGCCGTCAGTTCAGCAGCGATGATTGTGTTTTTTCTGGTGGTTTCCGTATATGGTTCCTTGCCGGACTGGGCTTATCCGCTATTCGCCCTACTACCGAGTGTGGAGGTCGTAGAGAATTTGAATAGTGTCCTGAACGGGAGCGGTCCCTTGCTGGGCGAAAGCCTGTTATTGCTCCTCTGGATCTCCGCGCTGGCCGTATGGATATGGAGAATAGATCTCGAATAG
- a CDS encoding ABC transporter ATP-binding protein yields MIQLKEVSRLYQGRRAVDRLSFTVEQGEIFGFLGPNGAGKTTTIRMMTGLLTPSEGEILINGMNISQHKKKIHSSIGVVFELPNLYMRSSIRGNLNLFADLYGVSRQRIDEVLQSLQLEERQHARVSSLSKGWKQRVLIARSLLHNPAVLFLDEPTSGLDPNSAALIREYIQRIKAEGTTVVMTTHDMLEAEELSDRVGIMHGGRLVALDRPQRLKQRYGKAELAAEYWQDSRVARESWPLSGEITKDRVYQLLSEGQLISLHSREATLADVFAALTGSELS; encoded by the coding sequence TTGATTCAGCTTAAGGAGGTCTCCAGACTATATCAGGGTAGGCGGGCCGTTGACCGGTTGTCATTCACCGTGGAGCAAGGTGAGATCTTTGGATTCCTCGGTCCAAACGGCGCCGGCAAAACAACAACAATCCGTATGATGACCGGACTGCTCACTCCCAGTGAAGGTGAAATATTAATTAATGGAATGAATATTTCACAGCATAAAAAGAAAATTCATAGTTCAATCGGGGTCGTCTTTGAGCTTCCTAATCTCTACATGCGCAGTTCGATCCGCGGTAATCTCAACCTCTTCGCCGATCTGTACGGCGTATCCAGGCAGCGAATTGATGAGGTGCTGCAAAGCCTTCAACTGGAGGAGCGGCAGCATGCCAGAGTGAGCAGCTTATCCAAAGGGTGGAAGCAGCGTGTGCTGATTGCCAGGAGTCTTCTGCACAATCCCGCAGTCCTGTTCCTCGATGAACCTACCAGCGGACTGGACCCGAATTCAGCGGCGTTAATCAGAGAGTACATACAACGAATCAAAGCAGAAGGCACGACTGTTGTGATGACTACCCATGATATGCTCGAAGCCGAAGAGCTAAGTGACCGTGTAGGCATCATGCACGGCGGCAGACTGGTAGCGCTTGATCGGCCGCAGCGTCTGAAGCAGAGATACGGGAAGGCAGAGTTAGCCGCTGAATATTGGCAGGATTCCAGGGTCGCACGTGAATCCTGGCCGCTGTCAGGAGAAATCACTAAGGATCGCGTGTATCAGCTGCTGTCCGAAGGACAGCTCATCAGCCTGCACAGCAGGGAAGCCACGCTCGCGGATGTCTTCGCGGCTTTGACGGGAAGTGAGCTGAGTTGA